GACAACCTCAAACGTGAAGTGCCAAACTTATATCAGCACATCACCTGCtccaccaggggtgaaaggacactggaccaccACTTTACAACATTCAAAGTcagctacaaggcacaatctcgcccCCCGTTTTGGAAATCCGACCACGCTGCCAttttcctcatgccaaaatataaacaaaggctcaagtAGGAAGTTCCGGCTCAGAGGGAGGTTGCACGCTGGACGGACCAATCGGTGGCCGCTCTACAAAGATGCACTAGATGACGCAGACTAGGACATGTTTCGGAGCAGCTCTGATAACATCAACATGTTTACAGAAGCAGTTATGGGATTCATCAGGAAACTAGCGGATGACACTGTTCACAAAACTATCATCAGAACGTTTCCCAATTAGAAGCCGTAGGTAGATAAATCCATCCGCGACGCTCTGAGATCCCACTCTGCTGCGTACAACACCGGGCTCACCAATGGAAACATGGATGAGTATAAGGCTGCATCCTACAGCatgtgcagagtggtgaaggaggcacAGCGGCACTatggacagaaactagagtcacaatttcaccaaagtggctctaggagtctgGCAGGGACTAAGAACTATGACAGACTACAGAACACCATCTTCCAGATCAGTGAATGAGGACGCTTCTCTGGTAgacgagctaaacaccttttatgctcgCTTTGAGGCTGTAGTTCACAGCGCTAATGGCATTAACAGTGCTAACAGCACGATAAGCAGCACGCACAAGGAACAGGCTGGAGAGGACAGTGCGTTCATCATCTTCGAGCATGACATGAcaaaggcattcaggagagtaAATActaggaaagcagcaggaccagatggcatcacagGTTGGGTCCTGAAGGTCTGTGCCAACCAGCTTTCTTCAGTGTTTACTGAtatattcaacctctccctaGAACAGTCTGTAATCCTGATTGGatggtccaccattgttcctgtccccaagaaaccccagcccgcctGCCTGAACGACTACCGCCCAGTGGCCCTTacttcagtagtgatgaagtacTTCAAAGGAttaatcagagacttcatcacttcttcccttcCTGACACACTAGACCCGCTACAGTTTGTGTACCATCTCAACTGTTCTCCTGAGGATGCCATCTCACACCTCCATCACAGGCCTGGACagcagaaaggggaattatgttaaaatgctgtttgttgactacagttcaacatttaacaccataattcccaccatactcaccactaagttggagatcctgggcccgTCCCTGTGTTGATGGATCTCCAactttctgacagacagaccacaggcAATACAGATGGGCAACCATGTCttaccctcagcactggagccccacAGGGATGTTTTTTGAGCCCCTCCAACAACGACAAAACAGGATCCCAGTGGAGAGAGTAGACAGTTTCCGGTATCTTGGTGTTTAGATCATgtaggacctgacatggtcctgtcacgtcaacatcctggtgaagaaggcccggcagcatcTCTATCATgttgaaggactttaaactgccctcaaaggtgttaaaaacattctacacctgcaccattgagagcatcctggcgggaagtatcacagcctggtgtCATCTGCTGCATGCTGTCAATGtaaacgtaaatgtaaatgtaaatgcatctCCCTGTGCTTTGAGAGAAAAAGGAATCTGTAGTTCTGAAGTATTTTAGTCGCCTGGGTGAATTCTGTGATGTAGGACAAAAGGACAGATGAATTTGCATGAGCCATTTTGCCTGAAGGAAGAGGAATAAGCAGCTCAGTTTAACACATGAAGGATATCACATAAGGATAAGTAGTCTCTGAAGGTTACAGAGCCAAAATCAAGCCATAAAATTCATGGTTTACCTTCATATACCTTCAGCTCCCAACACACGACTCAAAGACATTCCTTACACTTAATCTAGAGAATATGAAGAAATGTGTCCTGAAACTACAGTCACAGTTTAGACAATAATGTTTacttaattattttgttttatatatatatattgagatACAGTGTCACTGTTGTACTGTCAAAGTGAACAAAGTGAAATCAAAATCAAATCTAGTTTTTGAAACAGTTTTTGAAGGATCTTGGGAGGtaggttgttccaaacatcCTGGAGAACTACAGATCTTCTGCAggctgactcctgtctcttcatgtaatcccaGACTCAATGATGTTGAGACCAGGGCTCTGTGGGGGccaaaccatcacttccaggactccttgttcttctctaCAATGAAGATAGTTCTTACTGACACTGGCCATATTTTTGGGGTCATTTTCCTGCTGTAGAATAAATTTGAGGCCAATCAAACACCTCCCTGATTGTATTGCATAATGGATAATGAAATGGATGAACACTTGCTTCCTActtcatgtgtgtttttttaagaatataataaattatcGTTCTGATAGCAGCTCATCCACATAGCCTTAAATAGTGGATGGtccatataatataataataaaaggattaAATAAAAACCAGGTAATCACTGATAAGATTAGTATAGTGCTTTGTAAAATTCAGTAATTTTACAGACATAGGAGTTCGTTCCTGTTAAAGCAATATACAATCATTCCAGCACCCAGCCTCTGTCTTGTTTCTTTAAGTACCAAAAACACAGCTGGTCATGTTACAGTGAAAGTAACACTTCCTCTGTCTTAAAAACCTAAGCCTTTAAGGATGTTTCCATACCATTTAACCATTGTGGTGGAAATCAGTTAAACAAATTGAAATAAGTTGAGACTTGACTAAAGTCACAGTAAGAGCagaaaagtttattaataaaaaagactGCACAGGacatctcagtcacacacacacacacatacacacacacacacacacacacacatacacacacagtgcatctgTGAGACAGAGgtgcttctcttttctctcacaCTGCTTTTATGCATACACTCTTAACAGAAGTTGCATGAGTTCAAAAGTTCAAGCTATAGTTGCTGGACAAGTTGCTCTCAGTTCCTTACCCTGCCCTGATCTATCTATTatctaataataacaattaataataataataataataataataataataataataattagtttattcatatattttagtGTCACACACTATTATCATATGCTGCTCATTCCTGAATCTGCTAAACTagacacatcaacacaacaaaggcCATCAGTATGATTTACCTCCAGATGAATCACTTAGCTTGTacagaagacagaaaaacaattaaacaaaacttttttttataacacaagGACATAGAGTGAGGAATTAATGTAGTTcatgtatattttataagtaaataaagtgATAAATATCAGTATTAAACAAATAGATTAATAAGTGCAGTGACAAAGTATCATACAACTCTACTAATAAAATagtgacaaaatatatattttacatacacatatatgtatgtaaaaaGAACTGCTAACAGCTAAGATGTTTTCCAAAGACTTGCTGCATTTTTGTCAGTACTAGTTTTGAATCTGTTTCCCCTAAAGCTAACATCCCTTATTATAGTGTACAGAGGTACAGTCattactgtatatgtatgttaAAAGGAGAAattaaacattcattcattatcgACTATATTTATTATGCTAATATATGTATAACATCTAAACTCCAAAACTGACATGAATTCAAGGATGACTTAAGATTAACTTAGAAGTAACATAGATTTAGAGGTCACACTTTTCATTGTCTACtgtagtatttttttcttttttcaccttGTGAAACACAACTCCATCTGGTTGTTTGCACCATTTCACTGAGATCTTCTCTGTCCTCAAAGGATCCTTCAGTTTCTGGTTGATCTGAAGAACAGAATCAGActtttattactaaataatgCAGGATAGAGACTCTCCTGTAGAAAATGATACAGGGCCTGAATACAACAGTCAGAATCTAATTACAGCACAGTCTTTATGTGTCAGAGTATGATGAATACTTGGAAATGTCCATTATAAGCCTTGTGGAAGACCCACCTGCTCCAAGATGGCCATCTTCAGTGCAGGATCATTCACAGGCTCCTTGGACTGGACTTTCACTTTAAAAATTTGTTGTTGTCCTGTGATTACTAAATGCAGACacccaaaaaataaaagaaaataaattaccATTCTTAATTTAGTTTAATTCACCTAAATGCAAgactgaataaaacattaacacaccttTGGTATAACAGAAGAAAGGCATTATGTCTGAGCACATTGCATCAACAGCTTGACCGTTATTTATATAACCACAGTTTTCATGCTTCAGGGCATTATCAGGTTTTCCAATCATCCAGCTAAGAGTAGAGAAATTAGTTTTATCTGTCCACTTCCAGGAGTCTCTGAATAGACCAATCCAAGTGAAGCCAGAGGCCAGTCCTGCTATAACTGAGTCTTCAGTTGCATCTCTGGAGCTGGCCAAGTCTGTGTGATGCAGTCTACAGTAAGCCTGAGCTACAGGCCATGTCATTAAAGTAGGAATGGAAATGTACCTCTGATTTCCAGTATTCCTGTCTGTGAGAATCAAAAACACATGATGAAATGTGAGTATCAGTTAATGTTAATacttcaaaaagaaaaaagctataCAGATTACACCATTAAAATCCTTAAAGGAAATTTCTCAAAAGCTGTTGACAGAACAGCAGGAACATGGCACATATTTAGACCTGGGTAGACTGAACAAGTAAATACTCTGTTTCTCAAAAAGACAAGTCTGAAATGTTAAGATATTCTGTTTGCCATTTAAATTCAGTCTACATTGTCTACAACATTCTCTGACAAATAGGAAAATAAGCAATATCTAGATTCTTACCATCAAAACAGATAGAGGGGAGAGGTTGAGTACAGTTCAGATCTTTCCAACCCAAGAAAGACATCGCACCACACTCTTGACGTCCTAAAAAGTTGTTTGGTTCACCTGGTTCCCATCTTGTAGTTCCCAGTGGCTCATTTTCCATGGACCAGCGCCAGCTGTTGATGTCATTGTAAAGTCCAATCCAAGCACTGGAACTGAATTGTTGTCTCTGTGCTTCATTCTGAAGTTGGACCAGGTCCTCATTACTTTTGATGATAGCCAGGTCAGTATGTGTTGCTCTGCAGTAAGTCTGAGCATCACTCCAGATTTTTCCCTGCAGGATCAGGGTGTACTCATGAGGGACAGACAGGACCAGAGAGATGAATCCTGTGGATAAATTTTATGCAATATTAGCTCtgtctatttttttaaattcaataaacttaattgtataattttataatgtAAGATTTTATCATTGGTGCAAAAGAGTTTTCTTTGGTTCAAAACATGAAATGCTGAAATTTGTTGATTAAGCTATCATTTTGAATCAGGGGACACACTTAGCAGCTCAGCTAAAACTTACACCTAaagcactcaaacacacacacactcaaacacacacacacacacacacacatacaaacacacacacacaattctctcACCTGTGAAAAACAGGAGTACGAAAAGACACTGCTCCATTACTGATGAGTTGTGGATGAACTCACTAAGACATAAGATGGTGTAGTCAATAATACAGttcaaatgtattttaaattgtCAGAACAGAGACAggctgtacacacacaagtgcAGGAGAGCTTTCATCACATCCAAAAACAAATCGAAAGATGGAAAAATCTAACAAAAGGACAGAGGCAAAGACATTTCAAAAAACAGCAGGCAATGGACAGGTCTAAATCAGGTTATGGTCACACAAggcaaaaacagaacaaaacacagGCTGCGTTTGAAGTGGATAACAGAGAACACAGAACAAGGAggcatggtattagcttccactgttatgccgatgacacacagctatatgtttcatcTATGGGTGAtggatgagagacaccagcttattaagatagaagaatgtgtaaagccattagacattggatcatcactaacttcctcctgcttaactccgACAAGACAGAGGtacttgtactaggaccacatgcagctagaagtaagctttctgattacagagtaacggtggatggtctttcagtttcatcttgtccagcagtagaagatcttggtgtgattattgactctatTCTTTCATTCAAAGCTCATGTAAATAATATCagtagggtagccttctttcatctcagaaatattgctaagacaagaaatatgatgtcacttcatgatgcagagaaactagttcatgcttttcttacctctaggttggattattgtaatgccttactgtctggatgttccagtagaaGCATAAACTTTTtactattttactattttatccacactacattggctcccagtcaaatttcgcattgattataaaatactattatggacctataaagcactaaatggtctcagACTACAGTACCTGAgcaatttttagtttttttatgattcaccacgcctactccgatcaaagagggcaggttatttggtagtacctcaagtagaaAAGTCAACAGCAGGGGGcaaagctttttctttcaatGCCCCACAGtaatggaacagccttccaattagtgtttgtgattcagacacagtctcaatgtttaagtctaggctgaagacacatttgtttagtcaagctttcaatgtatagttttttttaaaaggaacagatctggaaggttcatgggcatacagtgtttggtgtactgggatgtgttggatgctgtcgccttaccaccctcgcaagtcgctcaggtcacTGACTATGAAGTGGTTTGTCACTTTATGtcctgggaagccttcatgtctgtcaccttctggctctcccttttagttatgctgccatagctagtcttgccggagtccttgcctgcactttacacataaactacattgtctttaaagtTTTTTGAGTTTCCACTGTGACCACTGCCCTTCCCCTGGTCGGAGTCctgtcacttggtggtgctcactgatgctgtggatgggtctgtgtggacagcctgtgacccaggagacaccCATGGACAGAGTAACTTGTGGACTTTCACAcggtcacagatctgccattacatctgtcagcttgtggcAGCAAGGATTTAGTGCCTATAAttaactcagaaactacactgacctaatagttcttCATGGGCCCTtgatgctgttgtagaaaggacattaattagttacagttacattatttactgtccagtgtcacccaaatcaggatgggttcccttctgagcctggttcctctcaaggtttcttcctcatatcatctcagggagtttttccttgccacattcGCACAGGcttcctcattagggataaaatagggataaaacagtttaataatttaatttaataatttatttttattttattctctcctttcactgtttatcttcttttgttaAGTGGATTttagacaatgtccattgtaaaaggcactatagaaataaattgaactgaattgaaaaattTAACTGTGGCTCCGTGCCATAAAGTCATCACGTGACAGCAGTTCATGGAAGGAAAAATAAGCCGGGAGAAAGCCGGTGGAAAGAGAGCACTCCgggaggaaaggaaaaaaaaaaacagatactGCAGTGGATTATTTCCATTATAAGCAGCAGGATTATCTCCGCCGATTGGAACACTTTACCCCCTTCCTGAATGGATTATTCTTCAGGAGGAACTCGCTGGCAAGCTAGCCGCATTCATCCGTAAATCTGGTTCTTCTCACCCTTGCACGGCTTCATAAAGGAGCATAGAACAATGTAGGACAGAAGTGGGAGTGAGTGGCATAGCGCTGCAAGCTGCTGAACAACTCAGCAGAGGAAAGTCCTGATATAATCTTAAGAAGTGAAGTGATATATTCTCTATCTAGGCACGCTCTGTCCTGGGCTGACTGCGGCCCTtggctgagtgtgtgtcaccgtttgtttatgacctcatcttatttccatgatattctttgttttgttctagagattctttctgttctgttttgggaacatgtgctgaacacagTCACATTGACAGTTCTGTCTTCCACATCTTAGATAGGCCTTTTCGTGATAAACTCACAAAACTGCCAGAgaacacgtcaaccaccacGTCTGTTTCTGTTGACGTCTTTGGTTTACCTAAAGATAATCATGAAGATTatacctttcttctgtataaatactccctgtttaTCTCATTAAATTTCGAAGAGTTCTGCTATTCAGTCACTGTCTCTGAGTGGTTCTTTAGCATCTCTTCCCTGAATTCAGCTCTagaggcagcagcagcacagctcAGGATTTTCTCTGAGTGAACCAGAAAATTCTAACATGAAGAAATTTTTATACAAGAAGTAATTGttgtatttaataattattagtgaaaacaaatatttatgtatttataagtatccattattattcattaattagaTACAGCGCCTTAGCTGCACACTACATCACATTTAACATTTCAGtatttaatattaacattattacaCTTCAGTATGAAATTACAGTATTGTATTAATATTTAGATTTGTATTGTGTTCAGGACTGGGTACAGTTTTTCTTAATagtcacattttaaaaaatggatcTCATCATTATTTTTGTGGAACTTGAGGAATACAACAAAATTAAAACCACCATAAATGCTGATAAAACTGATAATGAATTGTAAACGCATTAGTGAAGAGGAGAGTTAAACTCTCCTCTATGTCCTGTTTAAAGTGGTCAGATGTTCAAAGCTGATAATTTATGattattaaaactatttaaagACTCCCGTCAGGCTTAAACCGAGCAATAATGTTCCACTAAACAATGACCccattgaaatattttatacaatagAGATTTTTCAGGATAGCTCTCATAAATCTCTAGTAAATTCAATATTAATTGCTTATTGGTTATTGAATGTGCTTTAAACCCTGTTTTACCTTCACATATTTTATTCCCACAAGTTCTGTAAAACATTCCCCATCAAGTGGAAGGAAATAACTGAAGAATTCAGTGGAATATTTAAACATACCTGAAATGTGAAGTAGGTAAACCATCAGTGTTGTAGCTGAGAAACAGTGTATCTCAGTATCTGTCAGAtctgttctgtggtatctgatGAACCAGCCTTGCTATTTAAAGCCTTATTTCTTTAAGGCTCAATGACATACTTCAAACCAGCTCTGCCATCTTTACCTAATTTACAAATCAGATTAAATGTAAATCTGACATGGACAGGGCATGACTCATCAAACACAGTACTGAAGTTCAAGTTAAAGTCACCTTCAAGGTCTCTTTAGACAGTGTTCAACTCACCTTCAAGTTTTCTTGAACTCTGCTGACAAAAGAGTAAGTAAAAGGATTTATGTCATGAATGCACACTAATTAGTCTCTTATATTGTCATTGAATAAAGACAAATCcaaattgttaataaaaaaaattgaaaaacaggaaacaggccAAGTGATCTACAAGCAAAGATAGCAGGAATAATCCTAAACACAAATGAGTAACCAGGATAGCACAAAATCCGATCTTATCACCGATTTTGAGAGGAAGGTACATACTGAACAATACTTTGCcccaaacacagaaacacaagggATTATATACACAATCTATTTTATGGATGAATTGAAATCCAGGGAGGATACACGACATGGAGCAAAATAACAACATGCATGGCAAGGTAaagaaaatatacacacatgatGAACCAGGAAGATCATGCTGTAGTACTGTGAGCTGCTATTAGCTCTGAGTGGCTCTGTTCACAGTGCTCAGCATGAGGGGCAGATTCATAGTGAAGTGGGGAGAAAAATCAATACAgcatataaaaaattatataaatatttatatatagatagtATTATATATTTTGCCATTAAATATTTGCAAAGTGTGATGCAAAGTGGAAGGCTCCACACAAGGCAAACTCAGGGGTGTGGTATGTTATGATGAGAGATGTGGCTGGTGTAGAGCTAAGAGCCTGTCTCTGCATTTTGACAAAACTAAATAGTTGGTTCTTGAAATTAGGAGAGCACAGAGCAGCCATTCTTCACTGTACATCAATGGATCCTCTGTGGGGATCAttaagagcaccaaattccgtgttattcatctggcagagaacttcacttgatcactcaacaccagcaccatcagcaagaaagcccagcagcatcaATACTTCCTAAAGCAACTTAAAaccctgagacagagagacaaacagacagaaatgtaCCATGTTTCCTCCACACATTCCtcaggaaaaggaaaagatgaGACTTTCCATAAGGGGCAACAATACATTTAACTTAGTATACACAAACAGCAAAGGGGCATGCAAAGCCCCTCTCCCCTCCCCCACCTTGGACTCTCTGTTACTGCTTACATCTCAAACTGCACCGACGATGTCACATACAGAAAAACTGTCACTATTCAGGCCAACCAAAAACCATGGCTGACAGGAGAAGTGCGCAAGCTTCTGAGGGCACTGGACGCAGTCTTTAGAGCCGGTGACACTGCAGCCTAGCAATAGCAAAAGCCTTGTCCAGTGAAATAAGgaaagcaaaacaacaacacagaaataaaatatctggACATTTCAGCAACACCAGAGACTCACAGATGTGGTGAAGCATCCAAACTCGAACAAAATATAAATCCCTACCATGGATCTGTGACAGTGACATATCTCTGCTTAACAGCCTTTGGCCGATTTGAGACCCATAACAACACACGAGCATACTGTGTGTCTGACGGCAAGTCAGCATGAAAAAGACCCTCCCGAGGATCAACCCAGGCAGCCAGACCAGACAATACACCTGGTCGGGTTCTAAAGAACTGTGCTGAAGAACTCAAGGATGTACTAACTAACATCTCGCTCAAGCAGTTGTCCCCAAGTGTTTCAAGACCACCACAATAATTCCAGTCCCAAAGAAGCCGCACCCATCCAGCCACAATGAATGCAGGCCCGTTGCACTGACCCCCATTATTCTGAAGTGCTTCCAGCGACTGGTCAGACAGCAGATAAAATCCATTCTTTCTCCCACCCATGACTCATTCCAGTTTGCATACAGAACCAACTTGCCCACAAAAGATGTCATCTCAGCTGCTCTCCATCCAGCCCTTACACCTGGACTCCAAAGACTTTTATGTGTGAATGCTTTTCCTGGATTTTAGCTCAGCCTTTAACACGATCATCCCCAGCATCTAATAAACAAACTAAGACACCTGGGACTCAACTCCCCTCTCTGTAACTGGGTTCTGGACTTCTTTTCAGAGAGACCACAAAATGAATGGGTCGGTGGAAAAACATCTAAGAACATCACTCTAAGCACAGGGTCACCACAAGGCTGCATGCTCAGCCCCCTGCTTAACTTAAAAATTGACAATATTTTTAATGAGATCTTGTGATTTAATTAAAACCCACCTCTGTAGTTAGAGACTGAAAACAACATTGTTGTTCCAGTAAATGACTTTAATGTCAATCAAACAGTTTTGAACAGGATTCAAAAGacattaaacacacagagtaatGATAGGAACCAATTCAAccaattaaacaaattaatgatGGCATACAATTATTTTTAGGCCTGGTGAATTTTCATAGTGAACAGCAGTTTGGGCCATAACTGTAAGGATGCACTCGAAACAGGTGTAgctgaatccatatgcagatctttattatcaaaacggcaggcaagaatcAAAAGTCAAAGTGGCAggcaaaaagggtcaaaaccgGTAAACAAAGACTATGGAAACAAAACCGAAACTCTAGGTCAACCaggaacaggcaaggatcatacatgGAATAATCAAGGCAATCAGTGGAGTAACGCTCA
This DNA window, taken from Hemibagrus wyckioides isolate EC202008001 linkage group LG06, SWU_Hwy_1.0, whole genome shotgun sequence, encodes the following:
- the LOC131354038 gene encoding putative C-type lectin domain family 20 member A — protein: MEQCLFVLLFFTGFISLVLSVPHEYTLILQGKIWSDAQTYCRATHTDLAIIKSNEDLVQLQNEAQRQQFSSSAWIGLYNDINSWRWSMENEPLGTTRWEPGEPNNFLGRQECGAMSFLGWKDLNCTQPLPSICFDDRNTGNQRYISIPTLMTWPVAQAYCRLHHTDLASSRDATEDSVIAGLASGFTWIGLFRDSWKWTDKTNFSTLSWMIGKPDNALKHENCGYINNGQAVDAMCSDIMPFFCYTKVITGQQQIFKVKVQSKEPVNDPALKMAILEQINQKLKDPLRTEKISVKWCKQPDGVVFHKVKKEKNTTVDNEKCDL